The Celeribacter marinus genome window below encodes:
- a CDS encoding flagellin, whose translation MNSLTIGDLSTVFRRMSLVNQTKTNLETYSMEIASGRKAELSKSLSGNFTPLASMERTLRTIESYQRGVDDAVFFASSMQNVLGSVAGHVDDAAAPLINSATYNNSATMEITSAETRATLDSVVYAFNTRAGGRALFSGAATQTTPLQSSETLMAEIQTAIAGATTADEIITAVDAWFAPGSGSYDTAMYKGSASPKSGFVLNDYETANFDTTASNQGVRDTLKGLVLGALVSEGALPGDLSEQAKLMQTAGERLYGASGKMQLLSSRVGAQEAKIEAASVRNTAEQYATERAKLEIVSADIYDSATKLTQAETQLEMMYTITARLSNLKLSDYI comes from the coding sequence ATGAATTCGCTGACCATAGGTGATCTTTCGACGGTGTTCAGACGCATGTCTCTTGTGAACCAAACCAAAACAAACCTAGAAACCTATTCCATGGAAATTGCGAGCGGACGTAAGGCAGAGCTTAGCAAGTCTTTAAGCGGAAACTTCACACCATTAGCCAGTATGGAACGCACATTGCGCACCATAGAAAGCTATCAGCGCGGTGTGGATGATGCCGTCTTTTTCGCGTCGTCCATGCAAAACGTTCTGGGGTCTGTCGCGGGCCACGTGGACGATGCCGCAGCCCCGCTAATCAACTCAGCGACATATAACAACTCGGCGACGATGGAAATCACCAGCGCCGAGACACGCGCAACACTCGATTCAGTTGTATACGCATTTAATACACGCGCTGGTGGACGAGCGCTATTTAGTGGCGCGGCCACACAAACTACACCGCTTCAAAGCTCCGAAACCTTGATGGCTGAAATTCAAACGGCAATAGCCGGGGCGACTACGGCCGACGAAATTATTACTGCTGTTGACGCGTGGTTCGCGCCAGGTAGCGGCAGCTATGATACCGCGATGTACAAAGGCTCGGCCTCACCAAAATCTGGCTTTGTGCTCAACGACTATGAAACCGCAAACTTTGACACTACCGCCTCTAATCAAGGGGTGAGAGACACATTAAAGGGACTCGTACTAGGCGCACTTGTGTCAGAAGGCGCGTTACCCGGAGATCTCTCTGAACAAGCCAAGCTTATGCAAACAGCTGGTGAGCGCCTTTACGGGGCAAGCGGAAAGATGCAGCTTTTGTCATCACGCGTCGGCGCACAAGAAGCCAAGATCGAAGCGGCGTCTGTACGCAACACAGCCGAACAATACGCAACAGAGCGGGCCAAACTAGAAATTGTGTCCGCTGATATCTACGATTCAGCAACCAAACTGACCCAAGCCGAAACCCAACTTGAAATGATGTACACAATAACTGCGCGTCTTTCTAACCTTAAGCTATCGGACTACATTTAA
- a CDS encoding flagellar basal body P-ring protein FlgI has translation MHRFLSATLAILFATTLAASASTIRLKDVVEFDGVRGNDLVGYGLIVGLDGSGDGIRNSPFTEEIMSNILERLGVNVTGEQFRPKNVAAVFVTATLPPFARTGSKIDVTVSAIGDAKSLLGGTLIMTPLTAPDGEIYAVAQGTLIAGGATAAGDGAAVTQGVPTAGVIPSGARIEREIEFDFASLKTIRLALREPDFTTAQRVETAINAEFRRGVARMLDAGTVQLDIAATRTPSPAHALGIVENLLITPERKARVVVDQRSGTIVMGEDVRISRVAVSQGNLTLRIQEEPLVVQPNPFTDGTSVVVPRTQAAIQEEPGIGLAEIDDGTSLSEVIAGLNALGVSPRDMIDILKSIKAAGALHAEFVVH, from the coding sequence ATGCATAGATTCCTATCAGCTACTCTCGCCATACTTTTCGCAACCACACTCGCCGCAAGTGCGAGCACTATTCGTCTGAAAGATGTTGTCGAGTTTGATGGCGTACGCGGCAATGATTTGGTTGGCTACGGTTTGATCGTTGGCCTCGATGGTAGCGGTGACGGGATACGAAACTCTCCATTCACTGAAGAGATTATGTCCAATATACTCGAACGACTAGGCGTGAACGTGACGGGCGAACAATTCCGACCCAAGAATGTGGCGGCCGTTTTCGTTACCGCAACCCTTCCGCCATTTGCGCGAACGGGATCGAAAATTGATGTGACTGTTTCCGCAATTGGAGATGCTAAAAGCCTTTTGGGGGGGACGTTGATTATGACGCCCCTCACAGCACCAGACGGTGAGATCTACGCTGTAGCCCAAGGAACGTTGATCGCAGGAGGTGCCACAGCCGCCGGCGATGGCGCGGCCGTCACACAAGGCGTTCCAACGGCTGGCGTTATTCCGTCGGGTGCGCGGATCGAACGGGAAATCGAGTTTGATTTCGCCTCATTGAAAACTATACGATTGGCGTTAAGGGAGCCTGATTTCACCACTGCGCAACGGGTCGAAACTGCGATCAATGCAGAGTTTCGTAGAGGTGTTGCGCGTATGTTAGACGCAGGTACCGTTCAGTTGGATATCGCCGCGACACGCACGCCATCCCCTGCTCACGCTTTGGGAATCGTCGAAAATTTGCTGATTACACCTGAGCGCAAAGCGCGCGTTGTGGTGGATCAACGATCCGGTACAATTGTCATGGGCGAAGATGTTAGAATTTCACGCGTGGCCGTCAGTCAGGGAAATTTGACGCTGCGCATCCAAGAGGAACCACTTGTCGTGCAGCCGAACCCATTTACGGATGGCACATCAGTCGTGGTGCCTCGAACTCAGGCCGCCATCCAAGAGGAACCAGGGATCGGCCTTGCCGAAATTGATGACGGGACCTCTCTTTCTGAAGTGATTGCAGGCCTTAACGCATTGGGCGTCTCGCCGCGCGACATGATAGATATTTTAAAAAGCATCAAGGCCGCGGGAGCGTTGCATGCGGAATTCGTGGTGCACTAA
- a CDS encoding IS3 family transposase (programmed frameshift): protein MKARFTDEQIIGMIKEQEAGEKTADVCRRHGISSATFYKYKSKYGGMEPSDAKRLRALEDENGKLKKLLAEQMLDNAMLRDIKFKKMVTPAGKRQAVVHLCEAHGVSQRRACDVLQIDRSTVRYLSRRGDDAKLRDAIKRVSRERRRFGCRRIHVMIAREGFEVNHKKVRRIYREEKLQVRRRGGRKRALGTRKPMVLPDGPNQRWSLDFVSDALTDGRRFRILAVVDDFSRENLVLVADTSLSGHRVARELDKVIAERGMPKTIVSDNGTEFTSMAILKWVQETGVDWHYIAPGKPQQNGFIESFNGKLRDECLNETLFGTLRDARKTLEEWQEDYNWRRPHSALGNLTPMEFLQRKAMDKMAA, encoded by the exons ATGAAGGCACGATTTACGGACGAACAGATCATTGGGATGATCAAGGAACAGGAAGCTGGTGAGAAGACCGCTGATGTATGTCGGCGGCACGGGATCAGCTCAGCGACGTTCTATAAATACAAATCGAAGTATGGTGGCATGGAGCCGTCGGATGCGAAGCGATTGCGTGCGCTTGAAGACGAGAACGGCAAGCTGAAGAAGCTTTTGGCTGAACAGATGCTCGACAACGCGATGTTGCGAGACATCA AATTCAAAAAAATGGTGACGCCTGCTGGGAAGCGGCAAGCGGTGGTTCACCTGTGCGAAGCGCACGGTGTGAGCCAGCGGCGGGCGTGTGATGTGCTGCAAATTGATCGGTCAACGGTACGGTATCTGTCGCGTCGTGGCGATGATGCTAAACTGCGGGATGCCATCAAACGAGTTTCGAGGGAGCGGCGTCGGTTTGGTTGCCGCCGTATTCACGTGATGATTGCGCGGGAGGGCTTTGAGGTGAACCACAAGAAAGTGAGGCGCATCTACCGTGAAGAGAAGCTGCAGGTGCGCCGCAGAGGTGGCAGGAAGCGCGCTTTGGGCACAAGGAAGCCGATGGTGCTTCCGGATGGCCCAAACCAACGCTGGAGCTTGGATTTTGTGTCTGACGCCCTGACAGACGGTCGCAGGTTCCGCATTTTGGCAGTCGTTGATGACTTCAGTCGCGAGAACTTGGTTCTGGTGGCCGACACATCACTGTCTGGTCACCGTGTTGCACGTGAACTGGACAAGGTGATCGCTGAACGCGGCATGCCAAAGACGATTGTGTCGGACAACGGAACTGAGTTCACCAGCATGGCGATCCTCAAGTGGGTTCAGGAAACTGGTGTTGATTGGCACTATATCGCGCCCGGAAAACCCCAACAGAACGGCTTTATCGAAAGCTTCAATGGCAAGCTGCGAGATGAATGTTTGAATGAAACGTTATTTGGCACATTGCGCGATGCCCGCAAAACGCTTGAAGAATGGCAGGAGGATTACAACTGGCGCAGACCACATTCAGCATTGGGCAACCTCACCCCGATGGAATTTTTGCAAAGAAAGGCAATGGACAAGATGGCGGCCTAA
- a CDS encoding aminoglycoside phosphotransferase family protein, with translation MIERTELLRSFVDATEWKNAAWQPLAGDASRRRYTRLVNTNTRQSAMLMDAPPEYGEDVRPFLHVGSYLGDLGLSAPKTYASDETNGFLIIEDLGDTLFDQVCNSDPSLEWPLYKTAVEVLAQLVHANPIEKVPDYADQMTDLALSCYRWYADALTNHQTAGVVEACNAELEPLVASMGSGHSTILRDFHAQNLIWLPERTELKRVGLLDYQDAMLGHAPYDLVSLLKDARRDVSTNVRERAMAHFSVVAEIDRSELDRGAAICSAQRNMRILMIFARMSLHFKKPHYVDLIPRVWAHLMSDLQHPDLAALRKVVCETLPVPTPENLQVLRDKCGTVPTM, from the coding sequence ATGATAGAGCGCACCGAATTATTGAGAAGCTTCGTAGATGCAACGGAGTGGAAAAACGCCGCATGGCAGCCACTTGCGGGAGATGCGTCTCGGCGGCGTTACACCCGTTTGGTCAATACAAACACGCGGCAAAGCGCCATGCTCATGGACGCACCCCCTGAATACGGGGAGGATGTGCGTCCATTTTTGCACGTAGGATCGTACTTGGGAGATCTCGGGCTCTCTGCGCCGAAAACATATGCATCGGACGAGACCAACGGATTCTTAATCATCGAAGATCTGGGCGACACTCTCTTTGATCAAGTTTGCAATTCTGATCCGTCTCTGGAGTGGCCACTGTATAAAACAGCGGTCGAGGTTTTGGCGCAGCTCGTTCACGCTAACCCGATCGAGAAAGTGCCGGATTACGCCGACCAGATGACGGATCTCGCCCTATCATGCTATCGGTGGTACGCAGACGCACTTACCAACCATCAGACGGCTGGTGTGGTGGAGGCGTGCAATGCCGAATTGGAGCCGCTTGTGGCATCCATGGGCTCTGGACATTCAACGATTTTGCGCGATTTTCATGCACAAAACCTGATATGGCTACCTGAGCGGACGGAATTAAAACGTGTTGGGCTTTTGGACTACCAAGACGCAATGCTGGGGCATGCCCCCTATGATCTCGTTTCACTCCTAAAGGATGCGCGCCGGGACGTATCTACAAACGTGCGAGAACGAGCCATGGCACATTTTTCGGTTGTGGCAGAAATAGATCGTAGCGAACTTGATCGCGGTGCTGCTATTTGTTCGGCTCAGCGCAACATGCGGATTTTGATGATTTTCGCACGCATGTCGCTTCACTTTAAAAAGCCGCACTATGTCGATTTGATCCCGCGCGTTTGGGCACATTTGATGTCGGACCTACAACACCCCGACCTTGCTGCCTTGAGAAAAGTCGTATGCGAAACACTACCGGTTCCAACGCCGGAAAACTTGCAAGTATTGAGAGATAAATGCGGCACTGTCCCAACGATGTAA
- a CDS encoding nucleotidyltransferase family protein: MRHCPNDVMLFCAGRGSRMRALTEKCPKPMIHVAGRPLVDYALAHFDVFDTRVANTHYLPESLEQHLAIRGVTTIFEPDLLETGGGLKNASSLFNGDAVFTMNTDAVWLGDGAVDALRSAWNPDIMDALLLTVHLSKTHGHLGSGDFDIDADGRIHRGGDLVYTGLQIIKLDAVKEIADTAFSMNKVWDALDKKGRIFGAQFDGQWCDVGHPKGIEIAESALKDHGNV; this comes from the coding sequence ATGCGGCACTGTCCCAACGATGTAATGTTATTTTGTGCGGGTCGCGGATCACGGATGCGCGCCTTAACCGAAAAATGTCCAAAGCCGATGATTCACGTGGCAGGGCGTCCACTCGTTGATTACGCGCTGGCACATTTCGACGTCTTTGACACCCGAGTCGCAAACACTCACTATTTGCCTGAATCTCTCGAACAACACCTCGCCATACGTGGCGTTACCACGATATTTGAGCCTGATCTCTTGGAGACCGGCGGAGGGTTAAAGAACGCCTCCTCTCTCTTCAATGGTGATGCCGTTTTCACAATGAATACTGATGCCGTTTGGCTCGGTGACGGCGCGGTTGATGCATTACGGAGCGCATGGAATCCCGATATTATGGACGCGCTCTTGCTCACTGTTCACTTGAGTAAAACACACGGTCATCTTGGGTCGGGTGATTTCGATATTGACGCTGACGGCCGAATTCACCGCGGGGGCGATTTGGTTTATACGGGTCTTCAAATTATTAAATTGGACGCCGTCAAAGAAATTGCAGACACAGCGTTTTCCATGAATAAAGTTTGGGACGCGCTAGACAAAAAGGGGCGCATATTTGGTGCGCAATTTGATGGTCAATGGTGCGACGTCGGCCACCCCAAAGGCATCGAAATTGCCGAATCTGCCCTAAAGGATCATGGCAATGTTTGA
- the addB gene encoding double-strand break repair protein AddB, whose amino-acid sequence MFEPSDKPRLFGVACGIDFPRAIKEGILSRFGSDAPELLARTEVFVNTSRMKRDLIAAFDDGTTRLLPRIRLVTELSNDFRFRDVRMPVSGLRLRLELSQLVAHFLDNRPNFAERSAVYGLADTLALLLGEMHDEAVTYDILSNLKLENTSDHWREALEFLKIVKDIYDRDSDIPPLVEERMRTVVDRLGDLWAKSEPTHPILVVGSTGSRGTTARFMELVARLPQGAVVQPGVDFEMPQHVWDRLADPTIYGQMQDHPQERIVRLATHLGLTKRDVIPFFETDPPSEDRNKILSLALRPAPVTDDWMTEGPKLKGVLQACESLTLIEAQDPRREATSVALILRKAAEDGTRAALITPDRDLARQVCAMLDRWGIDPDDSAGEPLNQTPAGRLFRLISNLFGRQITAQDMIVLLKHPLVARGNIADESKRGIHLLWTRQLEVYLRRKSVTFPTKDKMIEWAQKAGKASNDMDDRMAWAMWISDLLAPAAGVGTRSLSAHLDHAMALASGLASGPSGFDDSPLWDNLSGREMRRVMDELMREAKWGADMTPFEFDDMFRAVVGRAMSRDPTPKHPNVMIWGTLEARSLQADLVIVGGMNDGIWPSQPKPDPWFSREMRKDAGLLSPEQMIGLSAHDFQQAFGAREVVISRAIRDAEAETVPSRWVIRLTNLLHGMSDEGMQALRDMRARGVQWTQWATLLDQPDPARDVMELAKRPSPRPPIDARPRSLSVTRIETLIRDPYAIYASKILGLYKLAPLNTTPDPRDRGNAFHDIMERFVDKYVSGETGSDAALRLLSLTDEVLNETVVWPTERRIWRSRMQKIAHRLASREVERLAPGGNVGLEKDGRIVLSNIDFTLTCQADRIDRMDGGGYHIFDYKASIPPTQKDAKTFRIQLLLEALILQDGSFDDIAQGNVRRVSYLGLDKELKVTQIDIDADIVADVRRKLTALISNYDKPETGYTARRAPKFNSFRSDYDLLSRFKEWTEADTASGEDMQ is encoded by the coding sequence ATGTTTGAACCAAGTGATAAGCCTCGCCTCTTTGGGGTGGCCTGCGGAATCGATTTTCCGCGCGCGATTAAGGAAGGCATTTTGAGCCGTTTTGGGTCTGACGCACCTGAGCTTTTGGCGCGTACAGAAGTTTTCGTTAATACATCGCGTATGAAACGCGATCTGATTGCGGCGTTTGATGATGGGACCACGCGATTACTGCCACGCATTCGCCTCGTCACGGAATTGAGTAATGACTTTAGGTTTCGCGACGTGCGAATGCCCGTTTCGGGTTTACGCTTAAGATTGGAATTGTCTCAGCTCGTCGCTCACTTTCTAGACAATCGCCCCAATTTTGCGGAACGCTCTGCGGTTTATGGGTTGGCTGACACACTTGCTCTGTTACTTGGTGAAATGCACGACGAGGCTGTGACATACGACATACTTTCAAATCTGAAGTTGGAAAATACATCGGATCATTGGCGCGAAGCCCTCGAGTTTCTAAAAATTGTAAAAGATATTTACGATCGCGATTCAGACATTCCCCCACTGGTCGAAGAGCGAATGAGGACGGTGGTTGACCGGCTCGGTGACCTATGGGCGAAATCCGAGCCAACTCATCCTATTTTGGTCGTTGGCTCGACAGGTTCACGCGGAACCACAGCGCGATTTATGGAATTGGTAGCACGATTGCCCCAAGGTGCCGTTGTTCAACCCGGCGTAGATTTCGAAATGCCGCAACATGTGTGGGACCGACTGGCAGATCCCACAATTTACGGTCAAATGCAAGATCACCCACAAGAGCGCATTGTCAGACTTGCGACACATCTTGGCTTAACTAAACGCGATGTAATACCATTTTTTGAGACGGATCCGCCAAGTGAAGATCGCAATAAGATACTGTCCTTAGCTCTACGTCCTGCCCCAGTTACAGACGACTGGATGACGGAAGGCCCAAAACTCAAAGGCGTTTTGCAAGCCTGTGAAAGCCTCACTTTGATCGAAGCCCAAGATCCGAGACGCGAAGCAACATCTGTTGCGTTAATCTTACGCAAAGCGGCCGAGGACGGGACGCGTGCGGCACTCATCACGCCTGATCGCGACCTTGCGCGCCAAGTCTGTGCCATGTTGGACCGATGGGGCATTGACCCCGATGATAGCGCCGGTGAGCCGTTGAACCAAACGCCCGCAGGACGCCTGTTTCGTTTGATTTCAAACCTTTTCGGGCGTCAGATTACCGCTCAAGATATGATCGTTCTTTTGAAGCATCCACTGGTCGCACGCGGAAATATCGCAGATGAAAGCAAGCGCGGTATCCACCTGCTTTGGACGAGGCAACTTGAAGTATATCTTCGGCGCAAATCGGTAACGTTTCCCACCAAAGACAAAATGATTGAATGGGCCCAAAAGGCAGGGAAAGCCTCCAATGACATGGATGACCGCATGGCGTGGGCCATGTGGATCTCTGATCTTTTGGCACCGGCGGCAGGTGTAGGAACGAGATCTCTTTCTGCCCACCTTGATCATGCGATGGCATTGGCAAGCGGCCTTGCGAGCGGTCCGTCTGGATTTGACGATAGCCCACTTTGGGACAACCTATCGGGGCGTGAAATGCGCCGCGTCATGGACGAGCTTATGCGCGAGGCAAAGTGGGGTGCGGACATGACCCCATTCGAATTCGACGACATGTTTCGCGCTGTAGTGGGGCGAGCCATGTCGCGTGATCCGACACCAAAGCACCCAAATGTTATGATTTGGGGGACGTTAGAAGCACGTTCACTTCAGGCAGATCTTGTGATTGTTGGTGGCATGAATGATGGAATTTGGCCGTCGCAACCAAAACCCGATCCATGGTTTTCACGCGAAATGCGAAAAGACGCAGGCCTACTGTCACCAGAACAGATGATAGGCCTGTCCGCCCACGATTTCCAACAGGCATTCGGCGCGCGCGAAGTCGTCATTTCTCGCGCCATTCGTGACGCCGAGGCGGAAACTGTCCCAAGTAGGTGGGTTATCCGTCTCACCAATTTACTGCATGGAATGAGCGATGAAGGGATGCAGGCGCTACGCGATATGCGCGCCCGCGGCGTACAGTGGACGCAATGGGCGACGCTACTAGACCAGCCCGATCCGGCGCGCGATGTAATGGAACTGGCCAAACGACCCTCCCCGCGTCCGCCAATAGACGCGAGGCCTCGCTCCCTTTCCGTCACGCGCATTGAAACGCTCATCAGAGATCCATACGCAATTTATGCGAGTAAAATTCTGGGGCTCTACAAACTTGCTCCACTCAATACGACACCCGACCCACGAGATCGCGGGAATGCGTTCCACGATATCATGGAGCGTTTTGTGGACAAATACGTGTCTGGAGAAACTGGGTCAGATGCCGCATTGCGGCTTTTGTCACTCACAGACGAGGTGTTGAACGAAACTGTTGTTTGGCCCACAGAGCGGCGCATTTGGCGTTCCCGCATGCAAAAAATCGCTCATCGCCTTGCATCTCGTGAGGTTGAGAGGCTTGCGCCTGGCGGCAATGTCGGGCTTGAAAAAGACGGACGAATTGTTCTCTCAAATATTGATTTTACTCTGACCTGCCAAGCGGATCGAATTGATCGGATGGATGGCGGTGGCTACCATATTTTCGATTACAAAGCGTCAATCCCGCCGACCCAGAAGGACGCAAAGACGTTTCGTATTCAGCTTCTTCTAGAGGCGCTTATTTTGCAGGATGGCTCGTTCGATGACATCGCCCAAGGGAACGTGCGGCGTGTGAGCTACCTTGGTCTGGATAAGGAATTGAAGGTGACGCAAATCGATATTGACGCTGACATTGTCGCAGACGTCCGTAGAAAACTAACTGCGCTCATCTCAAATTATGACAAGCCGGAAACGGGATATACCGCGCGACGTGCTCCAAAATTTAATAGCTTTCGCAGCGACTACGATCTGCTCTCGCGGTTTAAAGAGTGGACAGAAGCAGACACGGCAAGTGGTGAGGATATGCAATGA